A genomic region of Xyrauchen texanus isolate HMW12.3.18 chromosome 29, RBS_HiC_50CHRs, whole genome shotgun sequence contains the following coding sequences:
- the LOC127623214 gene encoding uncharacterized protein LOC127623214 isoform X1, with protein sequence MGHNIHYDFAWSSHSRESMMSSKQVRSFMDPLVQSKMEVTMGTVVTAGLPREDRLARYTHDSALPNNRAYFSFSLSGQDALDIPSSWGPSKTCVRNGSSPGIDSSAIYRPENMSFPVDGGHSAVQHELATKQRLAYYASSPRRHSPRAAGVISPVAVSKGHIGGFGISFTGAENSVGLAIPRPVYGHSLCCAERGCNVGHNHGIVEHGPQRMSPHMYEDEWTAHFSHLAYLHKKGPEALAPHRVMHLEHCTEGVSLKDGKTEGYQIIRTEGPRRSLPLMEPSHRSYTYNTTYPYIGSTSEYCQHSSIHPQIYKGLSPANETGKLMHCGVPPKVYRDNSHVSKCTPMPPCPIVYYHQNGTKAYRVDPNLFTDKQAQHGHIHQIHSPLPDSNNISNSCSDVRPCHPLITNFPTYHPYGVHLNSNSAFFQERSCPPFSTHQSERPLDFSKRRVQTPDSPLEFCRHSGAFPPPSALYRHLNNTAVERPSHDHLEIAGNGLLVDGDIEFGNILMSHGHCVADPPNSASPSKRHREECENSNETDIPRKKNYTDTTHEQPDEPQSPSSPPMPVINKVFSLAPYKIYFEASGMFAPPGGSKSPKPQPEAARLVEEPEIQNSDVEYNSGENELNLKQEAQMSPANSNSPIETPENVKIKEEKLDPDESEIKVRITEEVNHQNHSSVVKEEQGELNSSISGSVPCNIMIKSDFKEERNSPLFEKYVAGDSDKSNQAVKGNEESVPLLPSRPPMPPLLTKFSLSKILPHCLKLSNYMIVIPDVLKVPATQSVEVPQSPVEAKPIISSSKHARHQFMELHQSLCRLLYSCVIQTSCQELKDWLSKQDLRESVSNPSKTQRVSCLLGSKMREIWLKGEDMVMALRKVVGQLQKYIESCECPFPHVMRAGAVFIPMLVVKEVLFPQVQGTFIDQVLLEHRVELRPTTLSEERQLTQLHRKAFSSKLRRLLSLKHLPDIYPDVLNLLYHANVCKFLDSTATDGVHKLPRSRNHLNAQEREHRQLR encoded by the exons cTATGATTTCGCTTGGTCAAGCCACAGCCGGGAGTCCATGATGAGCAGTAAGCAGGTACGGAGTTTCATGGACCCTCTAGTCCAAAGTAAGATGGAAGTAACAATGGGCACAGTAGTCACTGCAGGACTCCCCAGAGAAGACCGCCTAGCCCGGTATACCCACGACAGTGCTCTACCAAACAACAGGGcctatttctctttctctctcagcggACAAGATGCCCTTGACATTCCCTCTTCATGGGGCCCTTCTAAGACCTGTGTAAGAAATGGATCGAGCCCAGGGATTGATTCATCAGCCATTTATAGACCTGAAAATATGTCTTTCCCAGTGGATGGTGGCCACTCTGCTGTACAGCATGAGTTGGCAACAAAGCAAAGGTTGGCCTATTATGCCAGTAGTCCTAGACGGCACAGTCCCAGAGCTGCTGGAGTCATCTCACCAGTGGCTGTTTCCAAGGGTCACATTGGAGGGTTTGGCATATCCTTCACAGGTGCAGAAAACTCTGTTGGGTTGGCTATTCCAAGACCCGTGTATGGTCATAGCCTCTGCTGCGCTGAGCGTGGATGTAATGTAGGCCATAACCATGGCATAGTAGAACATGGACCACAAAGAATGTCTCCTCACATGTATGAAGATGAATGGACTGCACATTTCAGTCATCTGGCTTACCTGCATAAAAAGGGCCCAGAGGCATTGGCACCGCATAGGGTGATGCATTTGGAGCATTGCACTGAGGGAGTATCTTTAAAGGATGGAAAGACCGAGGGCTACCAAATTATCAGAACAGAAGGACCCAGGAGGTCACTTCCTTTAATGGAACCAAGTCATAGAAGCTATACCTATAACACAACATATCCATATATTGGTTCCACTTCAGAGTACTGCCAGCATTCCTCAATACACCCACAAATATACAAGGGTCTCTCTCCTGCCAATGAGACAGGGAAATTGATGCACTGTGGTGTTCCTCCAAAGGTATATCGGGATAATTCTCATGTTTCTAAATGCACACCAATGCCTCCATGTCCCATCGTCTATTACCATCAGAATGGCACTAAGGCTTACAGAGTTGATCCCAATCTTTTTACAGACAAGCAGGCTCAGCATGGTCATATACATCAGATACATTCTCCACTGCCTGATTCAAACAATATTTCAAATTCCTGCTCTGATGTACGTCCATGTCATCCACTGATCACAAACTTTCCCACTTATCATCCATATGGAGTGCATTTAAATAGTAACTCAGCATTCTTCCAAGAGAGGTCATGTCCTCCTTTCTCCACACATCAGTCAGAGCGACCTCTTGATTTCTCTAAACGAAGGGTGCAGACACCTGACTCCCCTCTGGAGTTTTGTCGACATTCTGGGGCTTTCCCACCCCCATCGGCTCTCTACAGACATCTCAATAACACAGCTGTTGAAAGGCCTAGTCATGATCACTTGGAGATTGCTGGAAATGGCTTACTTGTAGACGGTGACATAGAATTTGGCAATATTCTCATGTCTCATGGGCATTGTGTTGCTGATCCACCCAACAGTGCTTCACCATCTAAAAGacacagagaagaatgtgaaaacaGTAATGAAACTGATATAcccaggaaaaaaaattatacggATACAACCCATGAGCAGCCAGATGAGCCTCAGTCACCGTCTTCCCCACCAATGCCAGTTATTAATAAAGTTTTTAGCTTAGCTCCTTATAAAATCTATTTTGAAGCTTCAGGCATGTTTGCTCCACCAGGTGGCTCAAAAAGTCCAAAGCCACAGCCTGAGGCTGCACGACTTGTAGAAGAGCCAGAAATTCAAAACAGTGATGTAGAGTATAATTCTGGTGAAAATGAGCTCAACTTGAAACAAGAAGCTCAAATGTCACCAGCTAACAGTAACAGTCCAATTGAAACACCAGAGAATGTGAAGATCAAAGAAGAAAAACTGGATCCAGATGAGTCAGAAATTAAAGTGAGGATCACTGAGGAGGTAAATCATCAGAATCACAGTTCTGTGGTCAAAGAAGAGCAAGGGGAGTTGAACTCAAGTATATCTGGCTCTGTGCCTTGCAACATTATGATAAAGAGTGACTttaaagaagaaagaaattcacccTTATTTGAAAAGTATGTGGCTGGAGATTCTGACAAGTCAAATCAAGCTGTGAAGGGCAATGAGGAATCAGTTCCTTTGCTGCCCTCAAGACCTCCAATGCCACCTTTATTGACCAAATTCTCCCTCAGTAAAATCCTCCCACATTGCCTTAAATTGTCCAATTATATGATAGTAATCCCTGATGTCCTAAAAGTTCCAGCAACCCAATCTGTCGAGGTTCCTCAGTCTCCTGTGGAGGCAAAGCCTATCATAAGTAGCAGCAAACATGCCCGTCATCAGTTTATGGAGCTTCACCAGTCCCTCTGTAGACTCCTATATAGCTGTGTTATTCAAACCTCATGTCAAGAGCTTAAGGACTGGCTATCCAAACAGGACCTTAGAGAATCGGTCTCTAATCCAAGCAAAACTCAGAGAGTCTCTTGCCTTTTAGGGTCCAAAATGAGGGAGATATGGCTAAAAGGTGAAGATATGGTGATGGCTCTAAGGAAGGTTGTTGGCCAGCTTCAGAAGTACATTGAAAGCTGCGAATGTCCTTTTCCTCATGTAATGAGGGCAGGTGCAGTGTTCATTCCCATGTTGGTGGTGAAAGAGGTGCTGTTTCCTCAGGTTCAGGGCACATTCATAGACCAGGTCCTCCTGGAGCATCGGGTGGAACTCAGGCCCACCACCCTGTCAGAGGAGAGACAATTGACACAACTCCACCGAAAGGCATTTTCTTCGAAACTCCGGAGGCTACTGTCCCTTAAACATCTGCCAGATATCTACCCTGATGTTCTCAACCTTCTCTACCATGCCAATGTATGCAAGTTCCTTG ATTCTACTGCTACAGATGGGGTCCATAAATTGCCCAG GAGTAGAAACCATCTTAACGCACAAGAGAGAGAGCACAGACAGCTCAGATGA
- the LOC127623214 gene encoding uncharacterized protein LOC127623214 isoform X3 — protein MMSSKQVRSFMDPLVQSKMEVTMGTVVTAGLPREDRLARYTHDSALPNNRAYFSFSLSGQDALDIPSSWGPSKTCVRNGSSPGIDSSAIYRPENMSFPVDGGHSAVQHELATKQRLAYYASSPRRHSPRAAGVISPVAVSKGHIGGFGISFTGAENSVGLAIPRPVYGHSLCCAERGCNVGHNHGIVEHGPQRMSPHMYEDEWTAHFSHLAYLHKKGPEALAPHRVMHLEHCTEGVSLKDGKTEGYQIIRTEGPRRSLPLMEPSHRSYTYNTTYPYIGSTSEYCQHSSIHPQIYKGLSPANETGKLMHCGVPPKVYRDNSHVSKCTPMPPCPIVYYHQNGTKAYRVDPNLFTDKQAQHGHIHQIHSPLPDSNNISNSCSDVRPCHPLITNFPTYHPYGVHLNSNSAFFQERSCPPFSTHQSERPLDFSKRRVQTPDSPLEFCRHSGAFPPPSALYRHLNNTAVERPSHDHLEIAGNGLLVDGDIEFGNILMSHGHCVADPPNSASPSKRHREECENSNETDIPRKKNYTDTTHEQPDEPQSPSSPPMPVINKVFSLAPYKIYFEASGMFAPPGGSKSPKPQPEAARLVEEPEIQNSDVEYNSGENELNLKQEAQMSPANSNSPIETPENVKIKEEKLDPDESEIKVRITEEVNHQNHSSVVKEEQGELNSSISGSVPCNIMIKSDFKEERNSPLFEKYVAGDSDKSNQAVKGNEESVPLLPSRPPMPPLLTKFSLSKILPHCLKLSNYMIVIPDVLKVPATQSVEVPQSPVEAKPIISSSKHARHQFMELHQSLCRLLYSCVIQTSCQELKDWLSKQDLRESVSNPSKTQRVSCLLGSKMREIWLKGEDMVMALRKVVGQLQKYIESCECPFPHVMRAGAVFIPMLVVKEVLFPQVQGTFIDQVLLEHRVELRPTTLSEERQLTQLHRKAFSSKLRRLLSLKHLPDIYPDVLNLLYHANVCKFLDSTATDGVHKLPRSRNHLNAQEREHRQLR, from the exons ATGATGAGCAGTAAGCAGGTACGGAGTTTCATGGACCCTCTAGTCCAAAGTAAGATGGAAGTAACAATGGGCACAGTAGTCACTGCAGGACTCCCCAGAGAAGACCGCCTAGCCCGGTATACCCACGACAGTGCTCTACCAAACAACAGGGcctatttctctttctctctcagcggACAAGATGCCCTTGACATTCCCTCTTCATGGGGCCCTTCTAAGACCTGTGTAAGAAATGGATCGAGCCCAGGGATTGATTCATCAGCCATTTATAGACCTGAAAATATGTCTTTCCCAGTGGATGGTGGCCACTCTGCTGTACAGCATGAGTTGGCAACAAAGCAAAGGTTGGCCTATTATGCCAGTAGTCCTAGACGGCACAGTCCCAGAGCTGCTGGAGTCATCTCACCAGTGGCTGTTTCCAAGGGTCACATTGGAGGGTTTGGCATATCCTTCACAGGTGCAGAAAACTCTGTTGGGTTGGCTATTCCAAGACCCGTGTATGGTCATAGCCTCTGCTGCGCTGAGCGTGGATGTAATGTAGGCCATAACCATGGCATAGTAGAACATGGACCACAAAGAATGTCTCCTCACATGTATGAAGATGAATGGACTGCACATTTCAGTCATCTGGCTTACCTGCATAAAAAGGGCCCAGAGGCATTGGCACCGCATAGGGTGATGCATTTGGAGCATTGCACTGAGGGAGTATCTTTAAAGGATGGAAAGACCGAGGGCTACCAAATTATCAGAACAGAAGGACCCAGGAGGTCACTTCCTTTAATGGAACCAAGTCATAGAAGCTATACCTATAACACAACATATCCATATATTGGTTCCACTTCAGAGTACTGCCAGCATTCCTCAATACACCCACAAATATACAAGGGTCTCTCTCCTGCCAATGAGACAGGGAAATTGATGCACTGTGGTGTTCCTCCAAAGGTATATCGGGATAATTCTCATGTTTCTAAATGCACACCAATGCCTCCATGTCCCATCGTCTATTACCATCAGAATGGCACTAAGGCTTACAGAGTTGATCCCAATCTTTTTACAGACAAGCAGGCTCAGCATGGTCATATACATCAGATACATTCTCCACTGCCTGATTCAAACAATATTTCAAATTCCTGCTCTGATGTACGTCCATGTCATCCACTGATCACAAACTTTCCCACTTATCATCCATATGGAGTGCATTTAAATAGTAACTCAGCATTCTTCCAAGAGAGGTCATGTCCTCCTTTCTCCACACATCAGTCAGAGCGACCTCTTGATTTCTCTAAACGAAGGGTGCAGACACCTGACTCCCCTCTGGAGTTTTGTCGACATTCTGGGGCTTTCCCACCCCCATCGGCTCTCTACAGACATCTCAATAACACAGCTGTTGAAAGGCCTAGTCATGATCACTTGGAGATTGCTGGAAATGGCTTACTTGTAGACGGTGACATAGAATTTGGCAATATTCTCATGTCTCATGGGCATTGTGTTGCTGATCCACCCAACAGTGCTTCACCATCTAAAAGacacagagaagaatgtgaaaacaGTAATGAAACTGATATAcccaggaaaaaaaattatacggATACAACCCATGAGCAGCCAGATGAGCCTCAGTCACCGTCTTCCCCACCAATGCCAGTTATTAATAAAGTTTTTAGCTTAGCTCCTTATAAAATCTATTTTGAAGCTTCAGGCATGTTTGCTCCACCAGGTGGCTCAAAAAGTCCAAAGCCACAGCCTGAGGCTGCACGACTTGTAGAAGAGCCAGAAATTCAAAACAGTGATGTAGAGTATAATTCTGGTGAAAATGAGCTCAACTTGAAACAAGAAGCTCAAATGTCACCAGCTAACAGTAACAGTCCAATTGAAACACCAGAGAATGTGAAGATCAAAGAAGAAAAACTGGATCCAGATGAGTCAGAAATTAAAGTGAGGATCACTGAGGAGGTAAATCATCAGAATCACAGTTCTGTGGTCAAAGAAGAGCAAGGGGAGTTGAACTCAAGTATATCTGGCTCTGTGCCTTGCAACATTATGATAAAGAGTGACTttaaagaagaaagaaattcacccTTATTTGAAAAGTATGTGGCTGGAGATTCTGACAAGTCAAATCAAGCTGTGAAGGGCAATGAGGAATCAGTTCCTTTGCTGCCCTCAAGACCTCCAATGCCACCTTTATTGACCAAATTCTCCCTCAGTAAAATCCTCCCACATTGCCTTAAATTGTCCAATTATATGATAGTAATCCCTGATGTCCTAAAAGTTCCAGCAACCCAATCTGTCGAGGTTCCTCAGTCTCCTGTGGAGGCAAAGCCTATCATAAGTAGCAGCAAACATGCCCGTCATCAGTTTATGGAGCTTCACCAGTCCCTCTGTAGACTCCTATATAGCTGTGTTATTCAAACCTCATGTCAAGAGCTTAAGGACTGGCTATCCAAACAGGACCTTAGAGAATCGGTCTCTAATCCAAGCAAAACTCAGAGAGTCTCTTGCCTTTTAGGGTCCAAAATGAGGGAGATATGGCTAAAAGGTGAAGATATGGTGATGGCTCTAAGGAAGGTTGTTGGCCAGCTTCAGAAGTACATTGAAAGCTGCGAATGTCCTTTTCCTCATGTAATGAGGGCAGGTGCAGTGTTCATTCCCATGTTGGTGGTGAAAGAGGTGCTGTTTCCTCAGGTTCAGGGCACATTCATAGACCAGGTCCTCCTGGAGCATCGGGTGGAACTCAGGCCCACCACCCTGTCAGAGGAGAGACAATTGACACAACTCCACCGAAAGGCATTTTCTTCGAAACTCCGGAGGCTACTGTCCCTTAAACATCTGCCAGATATCTACCCTGATGTTCTCAACCTTCTCTACCATGCCAATGTATGCAAGTTCCTTG ATTCTACTGCTACAGATGGGGTCCATAAATTGCCCAG GAGTAGAAACCATCTTAACGCACAAGAGAGAGAGCACAGACAGCTCAGATGA
- the LOC127623214 gene encoding uncharacterized protein LOC127623214 isoform X2 yields the protein MGHNIHYDFAWSSHSRESMMSSKQVRSFMDPLVQSKMEVTMGTVVTAGLPREDRLARYTHDSALPNNRAYFSFSLSGQDALDIPSSWGPSKTCVRNGSSPGIDSSAIYRPENMSFPVDGGHSAVQHELATKQRLAYYASSPRRHSPRAAGVISPVAVSKGHIGGFGISFTGAENSVGLAIPRPVYGHSLCCAERGCNVGHNHGIVEHGPQRMSPHMYEDEWTAHFSHLAYLHKKGPEALAPHRVMHLEHCTEGVSLKDGKTEGYQIIRTEGPRRSLPLMEPSHRSYTYNTTYPYIGSTSEYCQHSSIHPQIYKGLSPANETGKLMHCGVPPKVYRDNSHVSKCTPMPPCPIVYYHQNGTKAYRVDPNLFTDKQAQHGHIHQIHSPLPDSNNISNSCSDVRPCHPLITNFPTYHPYGVHLNSNSAFFQERSCPPFSTHQSERPLDFSKRRVQTPDSPLEFCRHSGAFPPPSALYRHLNNTAVERPSHDHLEIAGNGLLVDGDIEFGNILMSHGHCVADPPNSASPSKRHREECENSNETDIPRKKNYTDTTHEQPDEPQSPSSPPMPVINKVFSLAPYKIYFEASGMFAPPGGSKSPKPQPEAARLVEEPEIQNSDVEYNSGENELNLKQEAQMSPANSNSPIETPENVKIKEEKLDPDESEIKVRITEEVNHQNHSSVVKEEQGELNSSISGSVPCNIMIKSDFKEERNSPLFEKYVAGDSDKSNQAVKGNEESVPLLPSRPPMPPLLTKFSLSKILPHCLKLSNYMIVIPDVLKVPATQSVEVPQSPVEAKPIISSSKHARHQFMELHQSLCRLLYSCVIQTSCQELKDWLSKQDLRESVSNPSKTQRVSCLLGSKMREIWLKGEDMVMALRKVVGQLQKYIESCECPFPHVMRAGAVFIPMLVVKEVLFPQVQGTFIDQVLLEHRVELRPTTLSEERQLTQLHRKAFSSKLRRLLSLKHLPDIYPDVLNLLYHANVCKFLDSTATDGVHKLPR from the exons cTATGATTTCGCTTGGTCAAGCCACAGCCGGGAGTCCATGATGAGCAGTAAGCAGGTACGGAGTTTCATGGACCCTCTAGTCCAAAGTAAGATGGAAGTAACAATGGGCACAGTAGTCACTGCAGGACTCCCCAGAGAAGACCGCCTAGCCCGGTATACCCACGACAGTGCTCTACCAAACAACAGGGcctatttctctttctctctcagcggACAAGATGCCCTTGACATTCCCTCTTCATGGGGCCCTTCTAAGACCTGTGTAAGAAATGGATCGAGCCCAGGGATTGATTCATCAGCCATTTATAGACCTGAAAATATGTCTTTCCCAGTGGATGGTGGCCACTCTGCTGTACAGCATGAGTTGGCAACAAAGCAAAGGTTGGCCTATTATGCCAGTAGTCCTAGACGGCACAGTCCCAGAGCTGCTGGAGTCATCTCACCAGTGGCTGTTTCCAAGGGTCACATTGGAGGGTTTGGCATATCCTTCACAGGTGCAGAAAACTCTGTTGGGTTGGCTATTCCAAGACCCGTGTATGGTCATAGCCTCTGCTGCGCTGAGCGTGGATGTAATGTAGGCCATAACCATGGCATAGTAGAACATGGACCACAAAGAATGTCTCCTCACATGTATGAAGATGAATGGACTGCACATTTCAGTCATCTGGCTTACCTGCATAAAAAGGGCCCAGAGGCATTGGCACCGCATAGGGTGATGCATTTGGAGCATTGCACTGAGGGAGTATCTTTAAAGGATGGAAAGACCGAGGGCTACCAAATTATCAGAACAGAAGGACCCAGGAGGTCACTTCCTTTAATGGAACCAAGTCATAGAAGCTATACCTATAACACAACATATCCATATATTGGTTCCACTTCAGAGTACTGCCAGCATTCCTCAATACACCCACAAATATACAAGGGTCTCTCTCCTGCCAATGAGACAGGGAAATTGATGCACTGTGGTGTTCCTCCAAAGGTATATCGGGATAATTCTCATGTTTCTAAATGCACACCAATGCCTCCATGTCCCATCGTCTATTACCATCAGAATGGCACTAAGGCTTACAGAGTTGATCCCAATCTTTTTACAGACAAGCAGGCTCAGCATGGTCATATACATCAGATACATTCTCCACTGCCTGATTCAAACAATATTTCAAATTCCTGCTCTGATGTACGTCCATGTCATCCACTGATCACAAACTTTCCCACTTATCATCCATATGGAGTGCATTTAAATAGTAACTCAGCATTCTTCCAAGAGAGGTCATGTCCTCCTTTCTCCACACATCAGTCAGAGCGACCTCTTGATTTCTCTAAACGAAGGGTGCAGACACCTGACTCCCCTCTGGAGTTTTGTCGACATTCTGGGGCTTTCCCACCCCCATCGGCTCTCTACAGACATCTCAATAACACAGCTGTTGAAAGGCCTAGTCATGATCACTTGGAGATTGCTGGAAATGGCTTACTTGTAGACGGTGACATAGAATTTGGCAATATTCTCATGTCTCATGGGCATTGTGTTGCTGATCCACCCAACAGTGCTTCACCATCTAAAAGacacagagaagaatgtgaaaacaGTAATGAAACTGATATAcccaggaaaaaaaattatacggATACAACCCATGAGCAGCCAGATGAGCCTCAGTCACCGTCTTCCCCACCAATGCCAGTTATTAATAAAGTTTTTAGCTTAGCTCCTTATAAAATCTATTTTGAAGCTTCAGGCATGTTTGCTCCACCAGGTGGCTCAAAAAGTCCAAAGCCACAGCCTGAGGCTGCACGACTTGTAGAAGAGCCAGAAATTCAAAACAGTGATGTAGAGTATAATTCTGGTGAAAATGAGCTCAACTTGAAACAAGAAGCTCAAATGTCACCAGCTAACAGTAACAGTCCAATTGAAACACCAGAGAATGTGAAGATCAAAGAAGAAAAACTGGATCCAGATGAGTCAGAAATTAAAGTGAGGATCACTGAGGAGGTAAATCATCAGAATCACAGTTCTGTGGTCAAAGAAGAGCAAGGGGAGTTGAACTCAAGTATATCTGGCTCTGTGCCTTGCAACATTATGATAAAGAGTGACTttaaagaagaaagaaattcacccTTATTTGAAAAGTATGTGGCTGGAGATTCTGACAAGTCAAATCAAGCTGTGAAGGGCAATGAGGAATCAGTTCCTTTGCTGCCCTCAAGACCTCCAATGCCACCTTTATTGACCAAATTCTCCCTCAGTAAAATCCTCCCACATTGCCTTAAATTGTCCAATTATATGATAGTAATCCCTGATGTCCTAAAAGTTCCAGCAACCCAATCTGTCGAGGTTCCTCAGTCTCCTGTGGAGGCAAAGCCTATCATAAGTAGCAGCAAACATGCCCGTCATCAGTTTATGGAGCTTCACCAGTCCCTCTGTAGACTCCTATATAGCTGTGTTATTCAAACCTCATGTCAAGAGCTTAAGGACTGGCTATCCAAACAGGACCTTAGAGAATCGGTCTCTAATCCAAGCAAAACTCAGAGAGTCTCTTGCCTTTTAGGGTCCAAAATGAGGGAGATATGGCTAAAAGGTGAAGATATGGTGATGGCTCTAAGGAAGGTTGTTGGCCAGCTTCAGAAGTACATTGAAAGCTGCGAATGTCCTTTTCCTCATGTAATGAGGGCAGGTGCAGTGTTCATTCCCATGTTGGTGGTGAAAGAGGTGCTGTTTCCTCAGGTTCAGGGCACATTCATAGACCAGGTCCTCCTGGAGCATCGGGTGGAACTCAGGCCCACCACCCTGTCAGAGGAGAGACAATTGACACAACTCCACCGAAAGGCATTTTCTTCGAAACTCCGGAGGCTACTGTCCCTTAAACATCTGCCAGATATCTACCCTGATGTTCTCAACCTTCTCTACCATGCCAATGTATGCAAGTTCCTTG ATTCTACTGCTACAGATGGGGTCCATAAATTGCCCAG ataG